One Hordeum vulgare subsp. vulgare chromosome 4H, MorexV3_pseudomolecules_assembly, whole genome shotgun sequence DNA window includes the following coding sequences:
- the LOC123450684 gene encoding uncharacterized protein LOC123450684 produces MREGRNKDPIISLHGLGGDHLISADDAEGAQYLNLRTALSGGWHAGFSLHSGGRSSSARREVEGLSATFASGVGKGRASLLSCRGEEVSKGPGADRGRLPGTSQGVHCGVDGLGEEADPLSGQSDASPSSAPVADLSPTALHAGPTTITQDAVPTSTPAALPDLHGHRSSPSGLRRRASLPDGKREAASSCRSAVARYGISLPHPRSPQPTEVPHDRVPRRGARGTWRRLAPRASPPANPARRRPSSPAPRPQQQPSPTSLAQQDALRAADEFFSGRVSSGEYGDSDDEDEGSEPEDDGDTVAGFFLGLFERDAAVRGYYEWSHEEGEFRCMGALGRKRKGSSRAKRFQNCISLVHHARDATRCGRPLAHRALDATRCGRPLAHRALAAVVCRVLGWDAKRGRGRARRGAP; encoded by the exons ATGCGAGAGGGGCGCAACAAAGACCCCATCATAAGCCTTCATGGCCTCGGCGGAGATCACCTGATCAGCGCCGATGATGCCGAGGGTGCGCAGTATCTAAACCTGCGCACGGCGCTCAGCGGTGGGTGGCACGCCGGGTTTAGTCTTCACAGCGGCGGCAGATCGTCCTCTGCGCGGCGAGAAGTTGAGGGGCTGTCGGCGACGTTTGCATCCGGGGTTGGGAAGGGCAGAGCAAGTTTGCTTAGTTGCCGCGGCGAGGAAGTCTCCAAGGGTCCAGGAGCTGACAGAGGCCGGCTGCCTGGCACGTCACAGG GGGTGCATTGTGGCGTGGACGGGCTTGGAGAAGAGGCTGATCCGCTGTCGGGGCAAAGCGATGCTTCGCCCTCGTCAGCTCCTGTGGCTGATTTGTCACCTACTGCTTTGCATGCCGGCCCCACCACTATTACACAGGATGCAGTGCCCACGTCCACCCCTGCGGCCCTGCCGGATCTGCATGGCCACCGCTCCTCGCCATC GGGATTACGACGCCGCGCGAGTCTCCCCGACGGCAAGCGCGAGGCCGCCTCGTCCTGCAGGTCCGCGGTGGCGAGGTATGGTATATCTCTGCCCCACCCGCGCTCGCCCCAACCAACGGAAGTGCCGCATGATCGAGTGCCCCGCCGCGGAGCCCGAGGAACCTGGCGCCGACTGGCACCTCGCGCCTCCCCGCCCGCCAACCCAGCCcgacgccgcccctcctcccccgcgcccaGGCCGCAGCAGCAGCCTTCCCCCACCTCGCTAGCGCAGCAGGATGCACTCCGCGCCGCCGATGAGTTCTTCTCCGGGCGCGTATCCTCGGGCGAGTACGGCGAcagcgacgacgaggatgagggctCCGAGCCGGAGGACGACGGGGACACGGTGGCCGGGTTCTTCCTTGGGCTGTTCGAGCGGGACGCCGCGGTGCGGGGGTACTATGAGTGGAGCCATGAGGAAGGGGAGTTCCGGTGCATGGGTGCgttgggaaggaagaggaagggCAGCAGCCGGGCCAAGAGGTTCCAGAACTGCATCAGCCTCGTGCACCACGCGCGCGACGCCACACGCTGCGGGAGGCCGCTAGCGCACCGCGCGCTCGACGCCACACGCTGCGGGAGGCCGCTAGCGCACCGCGCGCTCGCCGCCGTTGTTTGTCGCGTGCTGGGCTGGGACGCCAAGCGGGGACGGGGCAGAGCTCGACGAGGCGCTCCTTGA
- the LOC123449230 gene encoding DNA polymerase I isoform X1, whose protein sequence is MACCCFRAAAVPRLLFRAAARRLQLPLAVSRKGFSGQSVLPVTDSVESFQGPSVDHAPRIPLYDDSLPSGVSTILTGPGVNVAPADPSKSRIMLVDGTSVMYRSYYKILAQLQHGQLEHADGNGDWVLTIFKALSLLLDMLEFLPSHVAMVFDHDGVPYGHYTAMPSKECHMAKGMTFRHMLYPAYKSNRTSTPDTIVQGMQYLKASIKAMSIKVIEVPGVEADDAIGTLAVNSVSAGYKVRVVSPDKDFFQILSPSLRLLRISPRGSGMVSFGVEDFVKRYGALKPSQFVDVVALSGDKADNIPGVEGIGDVNAAKLITKFGSLENLLRSVDEVEDQRIKQALISQSEQALLCKSLAILRCDLPSYMVPFKTPDLVFQKPKDDGAKFINLLRALEAYAEGSSADQIIRRALYLWNKLES, encoded by the exons ATGGCGTGCTGCTGCTTCCGCGCCGCCGCGGTACCCCGCCTCCTCTTCCGCGCCGCCGCGCGGCGCCTCCAGCTGCCGCTCGCCGTCTCCCGAAAG GGTTTCTCGGGGCAGTCAGTCTTGCCAGTCACTGATTCAGTCGAGAGTTTTCAAGGACCGTCAGTGGATCATGCCCCACGGATTCCGTTGTACGACGACAGCTTGCCCTCAGGTGTGTCGACCATATTAACGGGTCCTGGCGTGAATGTCGCTCCTGCTGATCCTTCAAAGAGTAGAATCATGCTTGTTGATGGAACCTCAGTGATGTACAGATCCTACTACAAGATATTAG CACAGCTGCAGCATGGTCAGTTGGAACATGCTGATGGCAATGGGGATTgggttttaactatattcaaagcTCTGTCACTG CTTCTTGACATGCTGGAGTTCCTTCCATCTCATGTTGCG ATGGTGTTTGACCATGATG GAGTCCCATACGGTCATTATACTGCCATGCCATCCAAAGAATGTCACATGGCAAAAG GAATGACTTTTCGACATATGTTGTATCCTGCTTATAAGAGCAATCGCACCTCAACACCAGACACCATTGTTCAGGGCATGCAATACTTGAAGGCATCTATCAAAGCAATGTCAATTAAAGTAATCGAG GTTCCAGGTGTCGAAGCTGATGATGCTATTGGTACACTAGCTGTCAACAGTGTGTCTGCAGGTTACAAG GTGCGTGTTGTCTCTCCTGATAAAGATTTCTTCCAAATTTTATCACCTTCTCTACGTTTGCTGAGGATTTCTCCACGTGGTTCTGG gatggtttcatttggagtCGAAGATTTCGTGAAGAGATATGGAGCATTAAAGCCATCAcagtttgttgatgttgttgcactTTCAGGCGACAAAGCTGATAATATACCAG GAGTTGAAGGAATTGGAGATGTTAATGCAGCAAAACTGATAACTAAGTTTG GTTCGTTGGAGAACTTATTGAGATCAGTGGATGAAGTCGAGGACCAGCGAATCAAACAG GCTTTGATCTCTCAATCGGAACAGGCATTACTCTGCAAAAGcctg GCCATACTACGTTGTGACCTTCCATCCTACATGGTTCCTTTTAAGACCCCCGACCTCGTCTTCCAGAAGCCAAAG GATGATGGCGCCAAATTCATAAATCTGCTGCGAGCTTTGGAAGCGTATGCAGAAGGATCGTCGGCAGACCAAATCATCAGAAGAGCTTTGTATCTTTGGAACAAACTTGAATCATGA
- the LOC123449230 gene encoding DNA polymerase I isoform X2 — translation MACCCFRAAAVPRLLFRAAARRLQLPLAVSRKGFSGQSVLPVTDSVESFQGPSVDHAPRIPLYDDSLPSGVSTILTGPGVNVAPADPSKSRIMLVDGTSVMYRSYYKILAQLQHGQLEHADGNGDWVLTIFKALSLLLDMLEFLPSHVAMVFDHDGMTFRHMLYPAYKSNRTSTPDTIVQGMQYLKASIKAMSIKVIEVPGVEADDAIGTLAVNSVSAGYKVRVVSPDKDFFQILSPSLRLLRISPRGSGMVSFGVEDFVKRYGALKPSQFVDVVALSGDKADNIPGVEGIGDVNAAKLITKFGSLENLLRSVDEVEDQRIKQALISQSEQALLCKSLAILRCDLPSYMVPFKTPDLVFQKPKDDGAKFINLLRALEAYAEGSSADQIIRRALYLWNKLES, via the exons ATGGCGTGCTGCTGCTTCCGCGCCGCCGCGGTACCCCGCCTCCTCTTCCGCGCCGCCGCGCGGCGCCTCCAGCTGCCGCTCGCCGTCTCCCGAAAG GGTTTCTCGGGGCAGTCAGTCTTGCCAGTCACTGATTCAGTCGAGAGTTTTCAAGGACCGTCAGTGGATCATGCCCCACGGATTCCGTTGTACGACGACAGCTTGCCCTCAGGTGTGTCGACCATATTAACGGGTCCTGGCGTGAATGTCGCTCCTGCTGATCCTTCAAAGAGTAGAATCATGCTTGTTGATGGAACCTCAGTGATGTACAGATCCTACTACAAGATATTAG CACAGCTGCAGCATGGTCAGTTGGAACATGCTGATGGCAATGGGGATTgggttttaactatattcaaagcTCTGTCACTG CTTCTTGACATGCTGGAGTTCCTTCCATCTCATGTTGCG ATGGTGTTTGACCATGATG GAATGACTTTTCGACATATGTTGTATCCTGCTTATAAGAGCAATCGCACCTCAACACCAGACACCATTGTTCAGGGCATGCAATACTTGAAGGCATCTATCAAAGCAATGTCAATTAAAGTAATCGAG GTTCCAGGTGTCGAAGCTGATGATGCTATTGGTACACTAGCTGTCAACAGTGTGTCTGCAGGTTACAAG GTGCGTGTTGTCTCTCCTGATAAAGATTTCTTCCAAATTTTATCACCTTCTCTACGTTTGCTGAGGATTTCTCCACGTGGTTCTGG gatggtttcatttggagtCGAAGATTTCGTGAAGAGATATGGAGCATTAAAGCCATCAcagtttgttgatgttgttgcactTTCAGGCGACAAAGCTGATAATATACCAG GAGTTGAAGGAATTGGAGATGTTAATGCAGCAAAACTGATAACTAAGTTTG GTTCGTTGGAGAACTTATTGAGATCAGTGGATGAAGTCGAGGACCAGCGAATCAAACAG GCTTTGATCTCTCAATCGGAACAGGCATTACTCTGCAAAAGcctg GCCATACTACGTTGTGACCTTCCATCCTACATGGTTCCTTTTAAGACCCCCGACCTCGTCTTCCAGAAGCCAAAG GATGATGGCGCCAAATTCATAAATCTGCTGCGAGCTTTGGAAGCGTATGCAGAAGGATCGTCGGCAGACCAAATCATCAGAAGAGCTTTGTATCTTTGGAACAAACTTGAATCATGA
- the LOC123449229 gene encoding glucan endo-1,3-beta-glucosidase 7-like, which yields MAGRRWRLDAAMILGLLHGAFLFQLATSQSFIGVNYGTIADNLPPAASTASLLTSTSIGKLRLYEPQPDLVAALAGSNISILLGVPNSDVPSLAASPAAAASWAAANIPTTVSVSAISVGNELLNSGDPTLGPQLLPAMQNLLAALPAGSTTKVSTVHSMAVLASSDPPSSGAFHPDLAGGLDPVLDFLRQNGGPFMVNPYPYFAYASDTRDETLAFCLFQPNPGRVDAASGLTYMNMFDAQLDAVRAALDGKGCAGVDIVVAETGWPYKGDAGEAGARAYNGNLVAHLRSQVGTPRTPGKSVDTYIFALYDEDLKPGPVSERSFGLYQADLTANYDIGLAKGSAAPSTSGQIGVTAAPAQGAPQGGRGITPAGFCVTTGSVPGNTQPQQQSSSCYVPGTAASPRADAGVLLLVLFGVLLGLAMVAPSR from the exons ATGGCGGGCAGAAGGTGGCGGCTGGATGCTGCTATGATCTTGGGGCTCCTGCACGGCGCCTTCCTCTTCCAATTGGCAA CGTCGCAGTCGTTCATCGGGGTAAACTACGGGACGATCGCCGACAACCTCCCGCCAGCGGCGTCGACGGCGAGCCTGCTCACGTCGACGTCCATCGGCAAGCTCCGGCTCTACGAGCCGCAGCCGGACCTCGTCGCGGCGCTCGCTGGGTCCAACATCTCCATCCTCCTGGGCGTGCCCAACTCCGACGTCCCGAGCCTCGCCGCCTCCCCGGCAGCCGCGGCGTCGTGGGCCGCCGCGAACATCCCCACCACGGTGTCCGTCTCGGCCATCTCCGTCGGCAACGAGCTGCTCAACTCCGGGGACCCGACGCTGGGCCCGCAGCTCCTCCCCGCCATGCAGAACCTCCTCGCCGCGCTCCCCGCCGGCTCGACCACCAAGGTGTCGACGGTGCACTCGATGGCGGTGCTGGCGTCGTCGGACCCGCCGTCCTCGGGGGCGTTCCACCCGGACCTCGCCGGCGGCCTGGACCCGGTGCTGGACTTCCTGCGGCAGAACGGCGGGCCGTTCATGGTCAACCCGTACCCGTACTTCGCGTACGCGTCGGACACGCGGGACGAGACGCTGGCCTTCTGCCTGTTCCAGCCCAACCCGGGCCGCGTGGACGCCGCGTCGGGGCTCACCTACATGAACATGTTCGACGCGCAGCTCGACGCCGTCCGGGCGGCGCTGGACGGCAAGGGGTGCGCCGGCGTGGACATCGTGGTCGCCGAGACCGGGTGGCCGTACAAGGGGGACGCCGGCGAGGCCGGCGCCAGGGCGTACAACGGCAACCTCGTGGCGCACCTCAGGTCGCAGGTGGGCACGCCGAGGACGCCCGGCAAGTCGGTGGACACCTACATCTTCGCGCTCTACGACGAGGACCTCAAGCCCGGGCCCGTGTCGGAGCGGTCGTTCGGGCTGTACCAGGCCGACCTCACCGCCAACTACGACATCGGGCTGGCCAAAGGCAGCGCCGCTCCCAGCACGTCAGGCCAGATCGGCGTCACCGCGGCTCCGGCGCAG GGTGCGCCGCAGGGCGGGAGGGGGATAACGCCGGCGGGGTTCTGTGTGACGACGGGCAGCGTGCCGGGGAACACGCAGCCGCAGCAGCAGAGCAGCTCGTGCTACGTACCGGGAACAGCAGCATCGCCAAGAGCTGACGCCGGCGTGCTGCTGCTTGTCTTGTTTGGTGTTTTGCTGGGCCTGGCAATGGTGGCCCCAAGTAGGTAG